From the genome of Ornithobacterium rhinotracheale, one region includes:
- a CDS encoding PRTRC system protein C translates to MLLATELQRVFKLKDNGQEIELADPNPQWSVESVLNFYSNQYPILTTAKVSTPKIEEDSVVYKFESIMGTKG, encoded by the coding sequence ATGTTATTAGCAACAGAACTACAAAGAGTATTTAAACTTAAAGATAACGGACAAGAAATTGAACTGGCAGACCCTAATCCACAATGGAGTGTTGAGAGTGTATTAAATTTTTACTCAAACCAATATCCGATACTTACCACAGCGAAAGTGTCCACCCCAAAAATTGAGGAGGATAGTGTGGTTTACAAATTTGAAAGTATTATGGGTACGAAAGGCTAA
- a CDS encoding site-specific integrase codes for MKQTKRTTFTVLFYLKRKNPKADGTIPIMARITINGKNEPFSTKLSLSPSLDLQNSQVCGKTDEAKQINKKLKAIETNIQNIYSDMLKYEGYVTAKKVKDRYLGREHSGHTLLKCFQGLLKDFELKVEKKLRAPGSYNTHKNAYGNLERFLKEKLHRDDIELIELDKTFIDDYDYYLRIERGLDHNSIYGNMGPLLRTIKRALNDNIIIVNPFRHYKNTLVPKDRGYLLKSEIIKLIEYTPSDDFSKKVRKTIELVRDLALFSCFTGFSYIDIYQLSSVHLQEFFDGHKWLIKRRQKSKIPCNVRVLEIPEMILKKYEGLGKNGALLPVPSNSTCNKYLKIIMNECGIFRDKPITFHWARHSFATLMLTEDIPIESISKMLGHKHIHTTEIYAKITNTKISKDMELASQKLQNLSLSYA; via the coding sequence ATGAAACAGACCAAAAGAACAACATTCACAGTATTGTTTTACCTAAAAAGAAAAAATCCGAAAGCCGATGGAACTATTCCCATTATGGCAAGGATTACCATTAACGGAAAAAATGAACCCTTTTCTACCAAGTTGAGTTTATCTCCTTCGTTGGACTTGCAGAATAGTCAAGTGTGCGGAAAAACCGACGAAGCTAAGCAAATCAACAAAAAATTAAAAGCCATTGAAACCAATATCCAGAATATTTATAGCGATATGCTAAAATACGAGGGGTATGTAACTGCAAAAAAAGTAAAAGATAGATATTTAGGCAGAGAACATTCGGGACACACCTTATTAAAATGCTTTCAGGGTTTACTCAAAGATTTTGAACTCAAAGTTGAGAAGAAATTGAGAGCCCCAGGAAGTTATAATACTCATAAAAATGCCTATGGAAATTTAGAACGATTTCTTAAAGAAAAACTTCACAGAGACGATATAGAATTGATAGAGCTTGATAAAACCTTTATTGATGATTATGACTATTATCTTAGAATAGAGAGAGGGTTAGACCACAATAGTATTTATGGTAATATGGGACCGCTTTTACGAACCATAAAAAGAGCATTAAATGACAACATCATTATTGTTAATCCTTTTCGGCACTATAAAAATACACTTGTACCAAAAGATAGAGGTTATCTCTTAAAATCAGAGATTATAAAGCTCATTGAATACACCCCTTCTGATGATTTTTCTAAAAAAGTGAGAAAAACCATAGAATTAGTTCGAGATTTAGCTCTTTTTAGTTGTTTCACAGGTTTTTCATACATTGATATATACCAACTTAGTTCTGTCCATTTGCAAGAGTTCTTTGATGGTCATAAGTGGCTCATCAAACGACGACAAAAATCAAAAATACCTTGTAATGTTCGAGTATTGGAAATTCCAGAAATGATTTTAAAGAAGTATGAAGGTTTAGGAAAAAATGGTGCATTACTTCCCGTACCGAGTAATAGTACCTGTAATAAATATCTCAAAATAATTATGAATGAATGTGGAATTTTTCGAGATAAACCCATTACCTTCCATTGGGCAAGACATAGCTTTGCCACCTTGATGCTGACTGAAGATATTCCAATAGAAAGTATCAGTAAAATGCTTGGACATAAACATATTCATACCACAGAAATTTATGCAAAAATTACAAATACAAAGATTAGTAAAGATATGGAGTTAGCCTCACAAAAATTGCAGAATTTGTCTTTAAGTTATGCTTAA
- the infC gene encoding translation initiation factor IF-3, whose product MAKKRLGGFRPSNRNEDQHKINENIHVPEVRVVGDVEDIEQGVYKTSQALAWAEERGLDLVLITENAKPPVAKILDYKKFLYDEKKRKKEMKAKQSKVVIKEIRFGPNTDEHDYEFKKRHAESFLKDGAKLKAYVFFKGRSIVFKDQGEILLLKLAQDLEEFGKVEQMPKLEGKRMIMMMAPTKTK is encoded by the coding sequence ATCGCAAAAAAGAGATTAGGAGGATTTCGCCCCTCCAATAGAAACGAGGACCAACACAAGATAAATGAGAATATCCACGTGCCAGAAGTGCGTGTCGTTGGTGATGTAGAAGACATAGAGCAAGGTGTTTACAAAACTAGCCAAGCCTTAGCCTGGGCCGAGGAAAGAGGGCTGGATTTGGTGCTCATCACGGAAAATGCTAAACCACCTGTGGCCAAGATTTTGGACTACAAAAAATTCCTCTATGATGAGAAAAAACGCAAAAAGGAAATGAAGGCTAAGCAATCCAAAGTGGTGATTAAAGAGATTCGTTTCGGTCCAAATACCGATGAGCACGATTATGAATTTAAAAAACGCCATGCAGAAAGCTTCTTGAAAGATGGTGCTAAATTGAAGGCTTATGTATTCTTCAAAGGTCGTTCAATTGTGTTTAAAGACCAAGGCGAAATTCTGCTTTTAAAACTTGCGCAAGATTTAGAAGAGTTTGGTAAAGTAGAACAAATGCCAAAATTAGAAGGCAAGCGCATGATCATGATGATGGCTCCTACAAAGACCAAGTAA
- a CDS encoding DUF932 domain-containing protein, which produces MAHNINYNSRTGKYSFFSVKEKAWHGLGQIVSEHPTSKEAIQYAGLNFEVSKEPLYTKGKGLKTTQQGIEFYDSEIEVPNAFATMRDDNNEILGVVGKDYQVVQNHEAFAFFDEIVGGGNRILYETAGALGKGEKIFITAKLPSYIRVGNGDDVTEKYIFLTTSHDGSGSITAAFTPIRIVCQNTLNAAFKNMNNVVRIRHTSGAKQRLANAHKVMGLANKLSDRLEGTFNEWAKIRVNDREVRKLIELALCPNKETLEHLKKGNTDELSTVFKNTVDDAFMYAMVSDSQQMETTKGTLFGAYNAVTGYYQNVCNYKDDESKLKSLVMGGTAQSRGQKAFDLCNVFAEHGEDMFCYN; this is translated from the coding sequence ATGGCACATAACATTAATTACAACAGCAGAACGGGAAAGTATAGTTTTTTCAGCGTAAAGGAAAAGGCTTGGCACGGATTGGGACAAATCGTAAGCGAACACCCAACGAGTAAAGAAGCCATACAATACGCAGGATTGAATTTTGAAGTCAGCAAAGAGCCTTTATATACTAAGGGTAAAGGATTGAAAACCACCCAGCAGGGAATAGAGTTTTACGACAGCGAAATCGAAGTGCCGAACGCATTTGCCACGATGCGAGATGATAACAATGAGATTTTAGGCGTAGTGGGTAAAGACTACCAAGTCGTACAAAACCACGAGGCATTTGCCTTTTTCGATGAGATTGTTGGAGGTGGCAATAGAATATTGTACGAAACCGCAGGGGCTTTAGGCAAAGGCGAGAAGATTTTTATAACCGCCAAATTACCAAGTTATATCCGAGTGGGCAATGGTGATGATGTAACTGAAAAGTACATTTTTTTAACCACAAGCCACGATGGAAGTGGAAGTATTACAGCCGCCTTCACGCCTATCCGAATAGTGTGTCAAAATACGCTGAACGCTGCATTTAAAAATATGAATAATGTGGTTCGTATCCGTCATACATCAGGGGCAAAACAGCGATTAGCCAACGCTCACAAGGTTATGGGATTAGCCAATAAGTTAAGCGACCGATTAGAGGGAACATTTAACGAGTGGGCAAAAATCCGAGTAAACGACCGAGAAGTACGAAAGTTAATAGAATTGGCTTTGTGTCCTAATAAAGAAACATTAGAACACTTGAAAAAAGGTAACACCGATGAACTATCGACCGTCTTTAAAAATACCGTTGATGATGCTTTTATGTACGCAATGGTTAGTGATAGCCAACAAATGGAAACCACGAAAGGAACTTTGTTTGGAGCATACAACGCCGTTACTGGGTACTATCAAAATGTATGTAATTACAAGGACGATGAAAGCAAATTGAAATCCTTAGTTATGGGCGGAACTGCACAAAGCAGAGGACAAAAAGCCTTTGACCTTTGTAATGTTTTCGCAGAACACGGAGAAGATATGTTTTGCTATAACTAA
- the thrS gene encoding threonine--tRNA ligase: MVNIKLPDGSVRSYEQQVTPLEIAQSISEGLARNVISALVDGKQVEISTPITHDAEVQLLTWNDELGKKAFWHSSAHLLAQAILDFYPEAKLTIGPAIENGFYYDVDFGDQPISEKDFEKIEQRMLEHAKLKSEFKLYPVSKAEALKVYADNPFKTELIENLEDGSITFCTHENFTDLCRGGHIPHTGLVKAVKILNAAGAYWRGNEKNPQLTRVYGISFPKQKDLKEYLDNLEEAKRRDHRKLGKELGIFTFSEKVGAGLPLWLPKGAALRRKLEAFLQKAQQKAGYEMVVTPHIGHKDLYVTSGHYEKYGEDSFQPIKTPNEGEEFLLKPMNCPHHCEIYNSAQWSYRDLPKRFAEFGTVYRYEQSGELHGLTRVRGFTQDDAHIFCTPDQLLDEFKKVIDLVLYVFDTLGFEDFTAQVSLRDQEDHSKYIGSEENWEKAENAIITAAKEKGLNYKIKYNEAAFYGPKLDFMVKDALGRSWQLGTIQVDYNLPERFDLSYIGSDNEKHRPVMIHRAPFGSMERFVAILLEHTGGNLPLWLAPEQFKILPISDKYLDYSYKVLAELQDVNIAGSVDARAEKTGKKIRDAEINKVPYMLIVGEQEESSQTVSVRKHGEGDLGSFSIQDFKSLLEKELNV, translated from the coding sequence CCGGACGGAAGTGTTCGATCGTATGAACAGCAAGTCACTCCATTAGAAATTGCACAAAGCATCAGCGAGGGCTTGGCAAGGAATGTAATCTCCGCGTTAGTAGACGGGAAGCAGGTGGAAATCAGCACGCCCATTACGCACGATGCCGAAGTGCAACTATTAACCTGGAACGATGAGCTAGGGAAAAAGGCGTTTTGGCACTCTTCTGCGCACTTGTTGGCGCAGGCGATTTTGGATTTTTACCCTGAGGCAAAACTTACCATTGGCCCTGCCATAGAGAATGGCTTTTACTATGATGTGGACTTTGGCGACCAGCCGATTTCTGAAAAAGATTTTGAGAAAATCGAGCAGAGAATGCTGGAACACGCAAAGCTTAAAAGTGAATTTAAGCTCTACCCTGTGAGCAAAGCAGAGGCCTTGAAGGTGTATGCCGACAACCCTTTTAAAACGGAATTAATCGAGAACTTAGAAGATGGCTCTATCACTTTCTGTACGCACGAGAATTTTACCGACCTATGTAGAGGGGGGCATATTCCGCACACTGGGCTGGTGAAGGCCGTGAAAATCTTGAACGCTGCTGGCGCCTATTGGCGTGGCAATGAGAAAAATCCGCAGCTTACCCGCGTTTATGGCATTTCGTTCCCTAAACAGAAGGATTTAAAGGAATATTTAGACAATTTAGAAGAGGCTAAACGCCGCGACCATAGAAAACTGGGCAAAGAATTAGGCATCTTTACCTTTTCAGAAAAAGTAGGTGCAGGCTTGCCATTGTGGTTGCCAAAAGGAGCTGCCCTAAGACGCAAATTGGAAGCCTTCCTGCAAAAAGCGCAACAAAAAGCAGGCTACGAAATGGTGGTAACCCCTCACATAGGGCATAAGGATTTGTATGTAACCTCCGGACACTATGAAAAATATGGCGAAGATAGCTTTCAGCCAATAAAAACCCCCAATGAGGGCGAGGAATTCTTGCTGAAACCTATGAATTGCCCACACCACTGCGAGATTTACAACTCCGCACAATGGTCTTACAGAGATTTGCCGAAACGCTTTGCAGAATTTGGCACCGTGTACCGCTATGAGCAAAGTGGCGAGCTCCACGGGCTTACTCGGGTGCGCGGCTTTACGCAAGATGATGCGCATATCTTCTGCACACCAGACCAATTGCTTGATGAGTTTAAAAAAGTAATCGATTTGGTGCTATATGTGTTTGACACGCTAGGCTTTGAGGACTTCACGGCGCAAGTTTCGCTAAGAGACCAAGAAGACCACTCCAAATACATCGGAAGCGAGGAGAATTGGGAAAAGGCAGAAAATGCAATTATCACCGCAGCCAAAGAAAAGGGCTTAAATTATAAAATCAAATACAACGAAGCGGCTTTCTATGGTCCAAAATTGGATTTCATGGTAAAAGATGCGCTTGGACGCAGCTGGCAGCTCGGAACCATTCAAGTGGATTACAACTTGCCAGAGCGCTTTGATTTAAGCTATATCGGTAGCGATAATGAAAAACACCGCCCTGTGATGATTCATCGTGCACCATTTGGCTCTATGGAGCGTTTCGTAGCGATTTTGCTCGAGCACACAGGCGGAAACTTGCCACTATGGCTAGCACCTGAGCAGTTTAAAATCTTGCCAATTAGCGATAAATATCTAGATTATAGCTACAAGGTTTTGGCTGAATTGCAAGATGTGAACATCGCGGGAAGTGTAGATGCTCGCGCTGAGAAAACGGGTAAAAAAATCCGTGATGCGGAGATTAATAAAGTCCCTTATATGCTCATTGTGGGCGAGCAGGAAGAGAGCAGCCAAACTGTCTCTGTGCGCAAACACGGCGAGGGGGATTTAGGCAGTTTTAGCATTCAAGATTTTAAATCACTTTTAGAAAAAGAATTAAATGTTTAA
- a CDS encoding PRTRC system protein E, protein MNTNFFKQIAELNTEGIINLTIKKDTENIVISILLNNDACGDKAKHLIPPLTIKGTAEELDEQFFATITPPIESTSKLMVNMESYLKAQEEAQRQSAMEKEKAEKEKKAEVKRQKKYDELMEKVEELAKQDKPREAWTKLPSIEEYPEHADKIRKRRTELSAIFQPSLFSTE, encoded by the coding sequence ATGAATACAAATTTTTTTAAACAAATAGCAGAGTTAAATACAGAGGGAATAATCAATCTAACGATTAAAAAAGATACTGAAAACATAGTAATATCCATATTATTGAACAATGATGCGTGTGGCGATAAGGCGAAGCACCTTATCCCACCGCTAACAATCAAAGGTACAGCCGAAGAATTGGACGAGCAGTTTTTTGCAACCATTACACCGCCAATTGAAAGCACCTCAAAACTTATGGTAAATATGGAGAGTTACTTAAAGGCACAAGAAGAAGCTCAAAGGCAATCGGCAATGGAAAAGGAGAAAGCCGAAAAAGAGAAGAAAGCAGAAGTAAAGCGACAAAAAAAATACGATGAACTTATGGAAAAGGTGGAAGAACTTGCTAAGCAAGATAAACCGAGAGAAGCGTGGACAAAGTTGCCCAGTATAGAAGAATACCCCGAACACGCCGACAAGATTAGAAAGCGTAGAACCGAACTTTCTGCAATTTTTCAACCGAGTTTATTCTCAACTGAATAA
- a CDS encoding single-stranded DNA-binding protein, with protein sequence MNITGRLTRDAEVKALPNDRKVVNFSIAVNDHYRNKQGEDIQQTAFFDCAYWQGTNVAKILTKGALVELTGRVSARAWLSKDGEPKAGLNFHTSKIKLHASGQRQNTETTNGKGVITPQPIEETEDDLPF encoded by the coding sequence ATGAACATTACAGGACGACTAACAAGAGATGCGGAGGTGAAAGCACTTCCTAACGACAGAAAGGTAGTAAACTTTTCAATTGCCGTAAACGACCATTATCGTAACAAGCAGGGCGAAGACATACAGCAAACTGCTTTTTTCGATTGTGCATACTGGCAGGGTACTAATGTAGCCAAGATTTTAACCAAAGGGGCTTTAGTGGAACTTACTGGGCGAGTAAGTGCAAGGGCGTGGCTTAGCAAAGACGGAGAACCCAAAGCAGGACTTAATTTTCATACTTCAAAAATTAAGTTACACGCAAGTGGACAAAGACAGAACACGGAAACAACCAACGGAAAGGGAGTAATAACGCCACAACCGATTGAGGAGACCGAAGATGATTTACCATTTTAA
- a CDS encoding PRTRC system protein B, giving the protein MKNIRDLTEQIEPIFYPKNAFVIYQNENKSQTYIEHFDIDQQGRMMNAHPLSVRESENLSKALTTKEERDKTFLKPKGIIPTNVLHINPSKKGSLIWYTKAQKRTLYFVESLEIPSGTAYTPPLLWKATKQSLSIYALKSNRRPTAKTKLYYAPFFNVYQNGNVCMGSVNIDIKKTTSLEDFIQAWETYFFESYFSHLQNFNPINGNCVSLWKELINTDKPFPNEQLRPNNKTLKDIL; this is encoded by the coding sequence ATGAAGAATATACGAGATTTAACCGAACAAATAGAGCCTATTTTTTACCCCAAAAATGCTTTTGTTATTTATCAAAACGAAAATAAATCACAAACTTATATAGAACATTTTGATATTGACCAGCAAGGCAGAATGATGAATGCCCACCCTTTGAGTGTAAGGGAGAGCGAAAATTTATCGAAAGCCTTAACCACCAAAGAAGAAAGAGATAAAACTTTTTTAAAGCCAAAGGGAATAATCCCCACCAATGTACTGCACATCAACCCAAGTAAAAAAGGCAGTTTGATATGGTACACCAAAGCACAAAAGAGAACCCTTTATTTTGTGGAAAGTTTAGAGATACCAAGCGGAACGGCTTATACTCCTCCGTTATTATGGAAAGCGACTAAGCAAAGTTTGAGTATATACGCTTTAAAATCTAACCGCAGACCCACAGCCAAAACAAAATTGTATTATGCTCCTTTTTTTAATGTTTATCAAAATGGTAATGTATGTATGGGGAGTGTGAATATAGATATTAAAAAAACGACCTCATTAGAGGACTTTATACAAGCGTGGGAAACCTATTTTTTTGAAAGTTATTTCAGTCATTTGCAAAATTTCAACCCTATCAATGGTAATTGCGTAAGCCTTTGGAAAGAACTCATCAACACGGATAAGCCATTCCCAAACGAACAGCTTAGACCAAATAATAAAACTCTAAAAGATATTTTATAA